From the Paenibacillus sp. MMS20-IR301 genome, the window GCCTGAAGTGTGGATACCGCCTCCAGCCTGCTGATGCTGCTGCCGAGCCGTCTGCGTACCTGCTGCAGGAATGCAGGGAGTTCTCCCTCTTCCGGGTCATGCTCATCAATGCAGTTCACAACCCCGATAGGCTTCCAGCCGCCTGACATTCGACTAAGCCTGGACATTTCCTGCCTGGAACCTGCTTGTCCGTAGGAGAACAGCCACAGCACTTGATCGGCACGTTCTGCAAACCGTTCGGTTGCCCGGGTATGATGCTCATTATCAGAATTCAGTCCCGGAGTATCCACAATAGTCACCTTTCTCAGCAGGTCAACAGGAAGACGGACCTCCAGGTAATCAATGGATGCCCTGAAGGCGGCCGTCCCTTCATCCCCCTCTGCCGATAAAGCATGCAGCTTATCATAAGGATACGACTGTGCACTCCCGTCAAGCAGATGTGCGATAACCTCCCTGGTCTCGCCATAGCTGAGCATCGTAACAACTGCTGTAGCCGGGACATCATCGGTTCTCAGGAAATCCTTGATACCAATCAATTCATTAATAAAGCTCGATTTCCCTGATTTAAAAAGCCCCATCACCGCAAGCAGCAGTGGTTTAACCGCGTCATCAGCCAGCAGCTGAAGCTTACTTCTATACTCCTTCAGCTCCTCAAACCGCTCCAGCATTAGCGCCAGGCGCTCCGCCGTATTCTTCATCAGCTCCTCTGCCGGATAAAAGGTTAACTGATCCGGCAGCTTCACCTGCTGCTGCGGAATCCGGCGCTCCAGTTCCTCCCCGGTTATCCGCTGCACCGTCCTTATAAAGACGGGTTTCGTCAGCTCAGCTTGCAGCTTTGTTTCCGTTGCTTTCTTACGTTTATTCCGCTTCAGCCGGATATACAGCCCTGCAGCAAACAGTAGCAGCAAGGCAACTATAAGACCTGTATACACAATACTATTATTCACCGATTCTAGCATAGCCATAGCTCTATTTCCCTTCTTGCCTCTATCAGCTGTTGCTTCTCCCGGTCCTGCTCCTCCAGAGAACGCTTCACACCGGATATCTCTGTGTCCAGCCGGATTTTATGCATACGCACAATATCTACGTATCGCTGCTCTGCTGCTTCCCGCACCTGCCTGACGTTATTCAGCAGCCACTGCTCTACATGTCCGCTGAACTGCTCCATCACTTGATCAATAGCATTATCAAGCTCCGGGAGCAGCTTTTCTTTCGCTTTTTTCAGCTGATCTTGCAGCATGTGCTTCTGTATGAACGGGAATCCTGCCATCCCCACGATCGGAAGCAGGATCGGTCCACCAAGCAGCATAGCCAGCATCCCGGCGCCACCTGCGATCAGCCCTGCTATAATAGGGGTATTGGAAAGATCGTCACCGGTCAGTGCGAATCCGCTCTCCTCGCTGTGCAGGCCGTCCAGCCTGTTCTTATTCACAAGCGGATACAGGGCAGTATTGAATTCTGCAGCCAGTGCGGAAGCCAGCGCCTGTTCCAGCATCTGCAGCAGCTTCACCATGGGCTGCGAATGCAGCTCAATCCATTGCTTCAGCCGTCGCTTCACCTGCATGGTAATCTGGATTTCGATGAAATCCTTAAGCTGATTGCCGTTAAACTGTAAGACCGCAAATTCCATATCTTCCTTCAGCTGCTGCTCAAAATAGATAAGGGATTTCCGGACAAAGGCCAGTATCTCTGTTTCCCGGTCTCTCGTGTAATTCTCCATCTGCAGGCGGATATGGCTGTGGCGTTGCATCAAGCTCTCAATACTCTCCAGTTTACCTGCCAGCTCTTCCCCGGTCACATCCAGCAGTGCAAGCCGGCCATCAAGCTCACGGGCAATGGAAGCGCTCAGCGTATGCAGCCGCGTCCGGAACCGTTCAAGCTTCATCTCACCCTGTGAGCCGTAGCTGATAAGCTCCCGGATTGCTTGTGTTACAGACAAATACCCGGATGCTTCAAGGAACTCATCATTTCCGGATAGTCTTCCCTCTAAAGCCAGGGTTGCACAGTATG encodes:
- a CDS encoding dynamin family protein, giving the protein MNQLAADEIIAEQYEAGKSQLLESIAQIKEWTGGLLPGSVFVRELEQLQESIEENFCTVVVLGEFKRGKSTFINGLLGEALLPADVTPTTATLNAIHYGEERSLTVHMQDGSSELRELSRENIDAFSAEGAEIPDKIRYLRMTLPLEMLESKIMLVDTPGVNDLNQQRVEVTYQFVPRADVVIFLLDATSPVTRSEKEFLADNLPAGATGRMLFIANFMDQIDEDPADHVESITKRLAAALGGFKPAVLPYCATLALEGRLSGNDEFLEASGYLSVTQAIRELISYGSQGEMKLERFRTRLHTLSASIARELDGRLALLDVTGEELAGKLESIESLMQRHSHIRLQMENYTRDRETEILAFVRKSLIYFEQQLKEDMEFAVLQFNGNQLKDFIEIQITMQVKRRLKQWIELHSQPMVKLLQMLEQALASALAAEFNTALYPLVNKNRLDGLHSEESGFALTGDDLSNTPIIAGLIAGGAGMLAMLLGGPILLPIVGMAGFPFIQKHMLQDQLKKAKEKLLPELDNAIDQVMEQFSGHVEQWLLNNVRQVREAAEQRYVDIVRMHKIRLDTEISGVKRSLEEQDREKQQLIEARREIELWLC